The following coding sequences lie in one Arachis ipaensis cultivar K30076 chromosome B05, Araip1.1, whole genome shotgun sequence genomic window:
- the LOC107644000 gene encoding uncharacterized protein LOC107644000 isoform X3 has protein sequence MGNLLIQLRKAKTLDGRPKVLAGSSEGYIGHIDGRLRDARMNHPKGLTVDDSGNIYVADTMNMAIRKITDQGVTTIAGGGKWGQSRGHVDGASEDAKFSNDFDVKYVGSSCSLLVVDRGNQAIREIQLHHDDCNTDSSSSDDYDASFHLGIVVLLAAGFFGYMLALLQWRVRAMFSSHDDPRPPLRKGTAPPPHQRLPPNSVRPPLIPSEDDDEFEKQEGFFVSIGRLFLNSGTSMAEILGGLFSSSSSSSKRNKSSQLRQYHHHPQYQQQYRTHHQSWPVQESYVIPNEDEPPPPLETRTPTHNRKTTTYPFVTNNNNEIEKPQNSKPIRPNTNYLDKWDDDNNGGDYDEGDPQHQHQQQQPPHHQYKHPKLQHHQIQQHQQHHQIQTRYSSSTTTANTPQGYYEPNREPNEIVFGAVQEHDGRREAMVIKAVDYGDPKYSHHSIRPRLNYVGYSHAY, from the exons ATGGGAAACCTTTTGATTCAGCTGAGAAAAGCAAAGACGCTTG ATGGCAGGCCCAAAGTTCTTGCTGGATCAAGTGAAGGGTATATTGGACACATAGATGGGAGACTTAGAGACGCCAGAATGAATCACCCTAAAGGGCTTACAGTGGATGACAGTGGAAATATTTACGTTGCTGACACTATGAATATGGCCATCAGAAAAATCACTGATCAAG GGGTTACAACCATTGCGGGTGGTGGAAAATGGGGGCAATCAAGAGGGCATGTTGATGGTGCAAGTGAAGATGCAAAATTTTCAAATGATTTTGATGTAAAGTATGTTGGTagcagctgctcccttttggtgGTGGATCGTGGAAACCAAGCAATTAGAGAAATTCAACTCCACCATGATGATTGTAATACTGATTCTTCTTCTTCCGATGACTATGATGCTAGTTTCCACTTAG GAATAGTGGTGCTTCTTGCTGCTGGATTCTTTGGCTATATGCTAGCATTACTGCAGTGGAGAGTGAGAGCAATGTTTTCTTCTCATGAT GATCCAAGGCCTCCATTAAGGAAAGGCACAGCACCTCCACCACATCAAAGGCTTCCTCCAAACTCAGTAAGGCCTCCATTGATCCCAAGTGAAGATGACGACGAATTCGAGAAACAAGAAGGCTTCTTTGTGTCCATTGGAAGACTCTTCCTCAACTCAGGCACATCCATGGCTGAAATCTTAGGTGGCttattctcatcatcatcatcatcatccaaaaGGAACAAATCTTCACAACTTcgtcaatatcatcatcatcctcaatacCAACAACAATACAGGACCCATCATCAATCATGGCCAGTGCAAGAGAGCTATGTGATTCCAAATGAAGATGAACCTCCTCCACCATTAGAAACAAGAACACCAACACATaatagaaaaacaacaacataccCTTTTGTTACCAATAATAACAATGAGATTGAGAAGCCACAGAACTCGAAACCAATTAGGCCTAATACTAATTATTTGGACAAATGGGATGATGATAATAATGGAGGTGACTATGATGAGGGTgatcctcaacatcaacatcaacaacaacaaccgcCACATCATCAATATAAGCATCCTAAGCTTCAGCACCATCAGATTCAACAACACCAGCAGCATCATCAAATTCAAACACGCTACTCTTCATCAACAACAACAGCCAACACCCCACAAGGCTACTACGAGCCGAACCGCGAGCCGAATGAGATCGTGTTTGGCGCAGTTCAAGAACACGATGGGAGGCGTGAAGCTATGGTTATAAAAGCTGTGGATTATGGGGATCCCAAGTACAGTCACCATAGTATTCGTCCCAGGTTGAATTATGTTGGTTACTCTCATGCTTATTGA
- the LOC107644000 gene encoding uncharacterized protein LOC107644000 isoform X2, whose amino-acid sequence MVKFEGGYTVETIFDGTKLGVEPYSVEVSPNGEFLVLDSENSNLYKIPVPISRYGRPKVLAGSSEGYIGHIDGRLRDARMNHPKGLTVDDSGNIYVADTMNMAIRKITDQGVTTIAGGGKWGQSRGHVDGASEDAKFSNDFDVKYVGSSCSLLVVDRGNQAIREIQLHHDDCNTDSSSSDDYDASFHLGIVVLLAAGFFGYMLALLQWRVRAMFSSHDDPRPPLRKGTAPPPHQRLPPNSVRPPLIPSEDDDEFEKQEGFFVSIGRLFLNSGTSMAEILGGLFSSSSSSSKRNKSSQLRQYHHHPQYQQQYRTHHQSWPVQESYVIPNEDEPPPPLETRTPTHNRKTTTYPFVTNNNNEIEKPQNSKPIRPNTNYLDKWDDDNNGGDYDEGDPQHQHQQQQPPHHQYKHPKLQHHQIQQHQQHHQIQTRYSSSTTTANTPQGYYEPNREPNEIVFGAVQEHDGRREAMVIKAVDYGDPKYSHHSIRPRLNYVGYSHAY is encoded by the exons ATGGTGAAATTCGAAGGTGGCTACACTGTGGAGACTATATTTGATGGAACTAAGCTTGGAGTTGAGCCTTACTCAGTTGAAGTATCTCCAAATGGTGAATTCCTAGTTCTGGATTCAGAGAACAGTAATCTCTACAAGATTCCTGTCCCAATATCTCGAT ATGGCAGGCCCAAAGTTCTTGCTGGATCAAGTGAAGGGTATATTGGACACATAGATGGGAGACTTAGAGACGCCAGAATGAATCACCCTAAAGGGCTTACAGTGGATGACAGTGGAAATATTTACGTTGCTGACACTATGAATATGGCCATCAGAAAAATCACTGATCAAG GGGTTACAACCATTGCGGGTGGTGGAAAATGGGGGCAATCAAGAGGGCATGTTGATGGTGCAAGTGAAGATGCAAAATTTTCAAATGATTTTGATGTAAAGTATGTTGGTagcagctgctcccttttggtgGTGGATCGTGGAAACCAAGCAATTAGAGAAATTCAACTCCACCATGATGATTGTAATACTGATTCTTCTTCTTCCGATGACTATGATGCTAGTTTCCACTTAG GAATAGTGGTGCTTCTTGCTGCTGGATTCTTTGGCTATATGCTAGCATTACTGCAGTGGAGAGTGAGAGCAATGTTTTCTTCTCATGAT GATCCAAGGCCTCCATTAAGGAAAGGCACAGCACCTCCACCACATCAAAGGCTTCCTCCAAACTCAGTAAGGCCTCCATTGATCCCAAGTGAAGATGACGACGAATTCGAGAAACAAGAAGGCTTCTTTGTGTCCATTGGAAGACTCTTCCTCAACTCAGGCACATCCATGGCTGAAATCTTAGGTGGCttattctcatcatcatcatcatcatccaaaaGGAACAAATCTTCACAACTTcgtcaatatcatcatcatcctcaatacCAACAACAATACAGGACCCATCATCAATCATGGCCAGTGCAAGAGAGCTATGTGATTCCAAATGAAGATGAACCTCCTCCACCATTAGAAACAAGAACACCAACACATaatagaaaaacaacaacataccCTTTTGTTACCAATAATAACAATGAGATTGAGAAGCCACAGAACTCGAAACCAATTAGGCCTAATACTAATTATTTGGACAAATGGGATGATGATAATAATGGAGGTGACTATGATGAGGGTgatcctcaacatcaacatcaacaacaacaaccgcCACATCATCAATATAAGCATCCTAAGCTTCAGCACCATCAGATTCAACAACACCAGCAGCATCATCAAATTCAAACACGCTACTCTTCATCAACAACAACAGCCAACACCCCACAAGGCTACTACGAGCCGAACCGCGAGCCGAATGAGATCGTGTTTGGCGCAGTTCAAGAACACGATGGGAGGCGTGAAGCTATGGTTATAAAAGCTGTGGATTATGGGGATCCCAAGTACAGTCACCATAGTATTCGTCCCAGGTTGAATTATGTTGGTTACTCTCATGCTTATTGA
- the LOC110272101 gene encoding uncharacterized protein LOC110272101 codes for MGYRRSWLFLIFSLVILPATLFSSASAAPLPPAKIVTGFVSNAVSALVKWLWSLKSTSSNKPVQQHGRSMVKFEGGYTVETIFDGTKLGVEPYSVEVSPNGEFLVLDSENSNLYKIPVPISRYGRPKVLAGSSEGYIGHIDGRLRDARMNHPKGLTVDDSGNIYVADTMNMAIRKITDQGIN; via the exons atggGTTATAGGAGGAGTTGGCTTTTtctgattttttctttggtgatTTTACCTGCTACCCTCTTCTCTTCAGCTTCAGCAGCACCACTACCACCTGCTA AGATTGTTACTGGCTTTGTGTCCAATGCGGTTTCGGCGCTTGTTAAATGGCTATGGTCACTAAAATCCACATCTTCTAATAAACCAG TGCAACAACATGGAAGGTCCATGGTGAAATTCGAAGGTGGCTACACTGTGGAGACTATATTTGATGGAACTAAGCTTGGAGTTGAGCCTTACTCAGTTGAAGTATCTCCAAATGGTGAATTCCTAGTTCTGGATTCAGAGAACAGTAATCTCTACAAGATTCCTGTCCCAATATCTCGAT ATGGCAGGCCCAAAGTTCTTGCTGGATCAAGTGAAGGGTATATTGGACACATAGATGGGAGACTTAGAGACGCCAGAATGAATCACCCTAAAGGGCTTACAGTGGATGACAGTGGAAATATTTACGTTGCTGACACTATGAATATGGCCATCAGAAAAATCACTGATCAAGGTATAAACTAG
- the LOC107644000 gene encoding uncharacterized protein LOC107644000 isoform X1, translated as MGYRRSWLFLIFSLVILPATLFSSASAAPLPPAKIVTGFVSNAVSALVKWLWSLKSTSSNKPVQQHGRSMVKFEGGYTVETIFDGTKLGVEPYSVEVSPNGEFLVLDSENSNLYKIPVPISRYGRPKVLAGSSEGYIGHIDGRLRDARMNHPKGLTVDDSGNIYVADTMNMAIRKITDQGVTTIAGGGKWGQSRGHVDGASEDAKFSNDFDVKYVGSSCSLLVVDRGNQAIREIQLHHDDCNTDSSSSDDYDASFHLGIVVLLAAGFFGYMLALLQWRVRAMFSSHDDPRPPLRKGTAPPPHQRLPPNSVRPPLIPSEDDDEFEKQEGFFVSIGRLFLNSGTSMAEILGGLFSSSSSSSKRNKSSQLRQYHHHPQYQQQYRTHHQSWPVQESYVIPNEDEPPPPLETRTPTHNRKTTTYPFVTNNNNEIEKPQNSKPIRPNTNYLDKWDDDNNGGDYDEGDPQHQHQQQQPPHHQYKHPKLQHHQIQQHQQHHQIQTRYSSSTTTANTPQGYYEPNREPNEIVFGAVQEHDGRREAMVIKAVDYGDPKYSHHSIRPRLNYVGYSHAY; from the exons atggGTTATAGGAGGAGTTGGCTTTTtctgattttttctttggtgatTTTACCTGCTACCCTCTTCTCTTCAGCTTCAGCAGCACCACTACCACCTGCTA AGATTGTTACTGGCTTTGTGTCCAATGCGGTTTCGGCGCTTGTTAAATGGCTATGGTCACTAAAATCCACATCTTCTAATAAACCAG TGCAACAACATGGAAGGTCCATGGTGAAATTCGAAGGTGGCTACACTGTGGAGACTATATTTGATGGAACTAAGCTTGGAGTTGAGCCTTACTCAGTTGAAGTATCTCCAAATGGTGAATTCCTAGTTCTGGATTCAGAGAACAGTAATCTCTACAAGATTCCTGTCCCAATATCTCGAT ATGGCAGGCCCAAAGTTCTTGCTGGATCAAGTGAAGGGTATATTGGACACATAGATGGGAGACTTAGAGACGCCAGAATGAATCACCCTAAAGGGCTTACAGTGGATGACAGTGGAAATATTTACGTTGCTGACACTATGAATATGGCCATCAGAAAAATCACTGATCAAG GGGTTACAACCATTGCGGGTGGTGGAAAATGGGGGCAATCAAGAGGGCATGTTGATGGTGCAAGTGAAGATGCAAAATTTTCAAATGATTTTGATGTAAAGTATGTTGGTagcagctgctcccttttggtgGTGGATCGTGGAAACCAAGCAATTAGAGAAATTCAACTCCACCATGATGATTGTAATACTGATTCTTCTTCTTCCGATGACTATGATGCTAGTTTCCACTTAG GAATAGTGGTGCTTCTTGCTGCTGGATTCTTTGGCTATATGCTAGCATTACTGCAGTGGAGAGTGAGAGCAATGTTTTCTTCTCATGAT GATCCAAGGCCTCCATTAAGGAAAGGCACAGCACCTCCACCACATCAAAGGCTTCCTCCAAACTCAGTAAGGCCTCCATTGATCCCAAGTGAAGATGACGACGAATTCGAGAAACAAGAAGGCTTCTTTGTGTCCATTGGAAGACTCTTCCTCAACTCAGGCACATCCATGGCTGAAATCTTAGGTGGCttattctcatcatcatcatcatcatccaaaaGGAACAAATCTTCACAACTTcgtcaatatcatcatcatcctcaatacCAACAACAATACAGGACCCATCATCAATCATGGCCAGTGCAAGAGAGCTATGTGATTCCAAATGAAGATGAACCTCCTCCACCATTAGAAACAAGAACACCAACACATaatagaaaaacaacaacataccCTTTTGTTACCAATAATAACAATGAGATTGAGAAGCCACAGAACTCGAAACCAATTAGGCCTAATACTAATTATTTGGACAAATGGGATGATGATAATAATGGAGGTGACTATGATGAGGGTgatcctcaacatcaacatcaacaacaacaaccgcCACATCATCAATATAAGCATCCTAAGCTTCAGCACCATCAGATTCAACAACACCAGCAGCATCATCAAATTCAAACACGCTACTCTTCATCAACAACAACAGCCAACACCCCACAAGGCTACTACGAGCCGAACCGCGAGCCGAATGAGATCGTGTTTGGCGCAGTTCAAGAACACGATGGGAGGCGTGAAGCTATGGTTATAAAAGCTGTGGATTATGGGGATCCCAAGTACAGTCACCATAGTATTCGTCCCAGGTTGAATTATGTTGGTTACTCTCATGCTTATTGA